The following DNA comes from Anopheles arabiensis isolate DONGOLA chromosome 3, AaraD3, whole genome shotgun sequence.
CGTACCGAGCACATCGGCCGCCGTTTCGACGCCGGCATTCAGCACAAACGTCCACGAACCACCACCGCAGCCACAGCCGAGCAGCAGCGGGCTGGGCAACATCGGGCGCCCACTGCATCGAGCGGCCGGACCACGCCGACGTCCGCTAGCCGACACGCTGCGTACCCGCGGGCCGGATGCACCCTCCAAACACGGCACCACCGGACAGCCGCTGCAGCTGCAGTCGAACTACTTCAAGCTGCTGAAGCGCGTCGACTGGACACTCTACCACTACCAGGTGGAAATGGTCCCACCGTGCGCCAGTCCGCGCCTGATGCAGTCGCTCGTAAACGAGCACAAAAAGCTGCTCGGTGGGTTCGTGTTCGACGGGGTGCAGCTCTTCACCGCCTGCAAGCTGTCGAACGATGAGCTGGTGCTGCACTCCCAGCACGACCGCACCGGCGACAAGTACGAGCTGCACATCCAGCGGGTGGCCGTCGTCGACATGACGGACGAGACGGGCATCCAGGTGCTGAATCTGATCCTGCGCCGGGCAATGAACGGGCTCAACCTGCAGCTGGTCGGGCGCAATCTGTACGATGCGGCGGCCAAGATCCCGATCCGCGAGTACCACATCGAGCTGTGGCCCGGGTACATCACGAGCATCCGGCAGCACGAGAACGAGGTGCTGGTGTGCTGCGAAATCGCCCACAAGACGATGCGCATGCAGACGTGCTACGACATTTTGCGCGAGTGTCAGCGGCACGATCGCAACTTCAAGGATGCGTTCCGGCGGGCGGTGATCGGGTGCGTGGTGCTGACCgggtacaacaacaaaacgtacACGATTCACGACGTTACGTTCGAGACGACGCCGGAAAGTACGTTCGACACGAAGAATGGGAAGATTTCCTTCCTGGACTACTACAAGAACAAGTACAACTTGCGCATCCGCGACTCGTACCAGCCGATGTTGCTGTCCCGGGCGAAGAAGAAGGACACGCGGTCGGGCGACAGTGAGCTGATGGCACTGGTGCCGGAGCTGTGCCAGATGACGGGGCTGACCGATTCGATGCGCTCCGATTTCAAGTGAGTATTGGAGGCGATTGttcaaaatttgaatttaacggACATTTTCTCAAACGGTCAAACCCATATTTCTTGCTAGAATGATGCGAGCGATGGCGGATCATACGCGCCTCAATCCGGACCGGCGTATCGAACGGCTGGAAACGTTCAACCGGCGCCTGCAAACCTCCCCCGAAAGCCAAGAAGTGTTCAAGGTGTGGCAGATGGAGCTGGATCGCCGTCTGGTCGAGCTGCCGGGACGGTTGCTGCCGCAGGAgatgattttcttttccactaCCTCGAAGTAAGCTTTTTTAGGAGGAAGGCGTGTGTGTCTCGGTAACCATAGTAACGGCGGGGTTTTCCCCTTTGtttgtctttctttctttcctttacCCGTTTCGTAGTGGTGTTCAGGCGGGTGAGAATGCGGACTGGACGGCACACTTCCGCGACAATCCGATGTTTGCGACGGTCCGGCTGAGCCGCTGGTATCTGATCGTGCCGAGCCGGTGCCAGCGGGAGGCGGGCGACTTCCTCAACTGCATGATCACGGCCGCCCGCGGCATGCGGTTCGAAATTAGCAACTGCGAGATGGTCCCCATGCCGGACGACAGCCCCGGCACGTACATACGCACGCTGGACGCAATCATCAACCGGGATCCGCAGATGATCATGTGCGTGGTGTCGAACAGCAAGTCGGACCGGTACACCGCCATCAAGAAGAAGTGCTGCGTGGAGCGGGCCATCCCGACGCAGATCATGGTGCAGAAAACGATCACGCCGAAGAGTGGCAACGTGCGCACGCTCATGTCGGTCGCGACCAAGGTCGTCATCCAGATGAACTGCAAGCTGGGCGGTGTGCCGTGGAAGGTGAAGATTCCGCTGAACGGGCTGATGACGATCGGGTTCGACGTGTGTCACGATTCGAAGGACAAGAGCAAATCGTTCGGTGCGATGGTGGCGACGCTGGATCACGACAACCGCGGCACGCCCAAATTCTTCTCCACCGTCAGCCACCACTCGAGCGGGGAGGAAATTTCCAACTATCTGCCGCTCAACACGGTCAAGGCGCTGAACGAGTATCGGCGCGAGTTTGGCGAGCTACCGAAGCGTATTATCTTCTACCGGGACGGTGTGAGCGACGGGCAGCTGCAGTACATCTACGACCACGAGGTGCGGTCGCTGGTAGAGAAGCTGGGCCAGATCTACAAGTCGGCCGGCATCGAGCAGGACGTGCTGCTGACGTTCTTCATCGTGAACAAGCGCATCAACACGCGGTTCTTCGACCATCGGCTGAACCCGCGCCCGGGCACGGTGGTGGATAATGTAGTGACTCTACCGCAGCGGTAAGTAgaacggagagagagagatgcttTTTGTCATGTACTTACGAGTATGTCTTCTGTTTTGTTGCAGCACCGATTTCTACCTCGTCTCCCAGTCGGTGAAGCAGGGCACGGTATCGCCCACCGCGTACAACGTCATCTACGACACGTCCGGGCTGAAGATCGACCACCTGCAGATGCTGTCGTACAAACAGTGCCACCTGTACTACAACTGGTCCGGCACGACCCGGGTGCCGGCGGTGTGCCAGTACGCGCACAAGCTATCGTTCCTAGTAGGCCAGTATCTGCACCAGACGCCAAGCAACATGCTCGAAAAGAAGCTCTATTTCCTGTAgatgggtgtgtgagtgtgagcgTGTGAGTGCACGAGAATGTAGTTGAGTAGGCGCGCAAGCAGCTCGCCGTTGTTTGTGACTTGGCAAAGCGCATGGAggtcggggggggggggggcgcatCTTCATAacctttcttctcttctttgcGTTACCCCTTGCTATCGGGAAAGCAAATTTAGGACtcagttttatttcttttcttcaacTAAACGACGCCGTGAAATATTGGGGGGCATGCAAAGGCATCCCACAGTGCAGCGAAAGAAGGGTAGTTAACTTTTAGGAACTCTTAGATATGGAAATGTGAACTTTCCGGAAGGCATTTCCGGACGAAATTGCAATCGAATCGGAGAGCGCAAGAAACGTCATGGAGATTACAGTCTTTGCGCGAGCGCGGCTTAAAACCCCCTCTTTAGTATGTATAAATAGGCAGGAGAGTTAGTGCCGAAGCGAACTAGAATCAATCGAATGTGAATTAAACAGAGCGGTGAGTTTACAAGTGAAGGCGAGGGACACAGGAAAGAGTATATATTCCTTTATCGTTTATTGAATTAATTCTTTGTTCGAGAATTATCCCCCTTTAGCTTTGTGGTGTCCTACACACGCCTCTACAGAGTTAACAATTGGTCTACCTTGcactaattgattttttttgcatatgtTTAGAGTTTcaacgtttgttttttcttcttctgttcaTCTATTTCtctacaaaaaacaacatctgCCGTAGATGCACGTTCATACTAATAGGCCAACCGTATATATTGTTGATGGAAGCAACTCTCTATCAGGTGTACGGGTTCCGGatgagggaaaagagggagcAGGGTGGACGAATACACttcccacacccacacacacacgcgctcgcGCGCTCGCCGCCTGTCCTTTCCCGCtttatataaaaacaaaactgtaaaacaaaattttgaaGAATCGAAGAAAACCAATGgaaatcaaaaacacacaacacagtaCAATGCATTTTCTCCTTCACTTCTTCTCTATAAAGCACAGTGTGGTGgcgttctttttttacttaacTCTcctactctctttctctttcttattTGCCGCAATGATATTTAGCTggcaaaacgcaaaacaaaaataacgtAACTGGTTGGGTAATTGATCTTCGCGCACGTGTTGTTGTTCGCTTCTTACTGTTGGATCGAATTCCTACAAAATTCTGCCTTACAGCTTAACTAGTCAATCCGCGGCACACACCGCCATCgcttcctccttctcctccagcaGCTCCTTCGCGGTAACGTCCAGCTTGCTGCGCGTAAACTCGTCCACCGACAGGCCCTGCACGATCTTCCACTGGCGGTTCTGGATCTGCACCGGGAACGAAAACACGATGTCCTTCGGCGCCCCGTAGCTGCCGTCGGAGATGACGCCCATCGACACGTACTCGCCGTCGCGCGTACCCGCAAACCAGTCGCGCATGTGGTCGCTGGCCGCCTTGGCCGCCGACATGGCGGAGGACATTTTGCGTGCCGCAATGACGGCGGCACCGCGCTTCTGTACCGTCTCGAGGAACTGTTGCTTCAAGAACTCATCGTCCGCAACGGCTTCGGGGACAGTTTTCGTGGCGCCGTCCACCTCGACCGAGGCGTTCCGGGCGTCCGGCACCTGCGTCGCCGAATGGTTGCCCCAGATGATGACGTTCTTCACCTTGGTGATGCCGACGCCGAGCCGGCCCGCAATCTGGGCCTGGGCACGGTTCTGGTCGAGCCGCGTCATCGCGGTAAAGTTCGCCTTCGGGATCGAGGGCGCGTAGTGCGAGCAGACGAGCGCGTTCGTGTTGGCCGGATTGCCCACCACCAGCACTTTCACGTCCTTGCGGGGTAAAGGAAAGATATGAGGTCAAACATCTATTCGTTTCTTCTCATTTTAGCACCTTGCCGGCGGGCGTCAACCAAACTCACCTTCTTGGCGTACTTGTCGAGCGCTTCGCCCTGAACCTTGAAGATCTTCACGTTGGCGGACAGCAGATCCTTGCGCTCCATGCCCTGCTTGCGCGGCATCGCACCGACCAGGAAGGCGGCATCCACATCCTTAAAAGCGACCGCCGGATCGGCCGTCGGCACGACGCgcaccagcagcggcaggGCACAGTCGTCCAGCTCCATCACGACTCCCTCCAGCACGCCCATCATCGGCGGAATGTCGAGCAGGTGCAGGATGAGCGGCTGGTTCGGCCCGAACACGTCGCCCTTCGCCACCATGTACAGCAACGAGTAGGCGATCTGGCCGGCGGCACCAGTGACGACAACGCGGATCGGTTCAGCAGCCTGTTAACGAGAGCCCCAGGAGAAAGGTgagtttacaaacaaacgaacaggGCAGGCGGCACGTTAGATTGAACCAGTTTGATAATTGATTGGAAGGCTGCTGGttggctgctggtggtggtggactgCTTTGATCCATCGCACCCCCATCGTACCcgtgcagtgtgtgtttttgtgcgaaGTAGTGGTGGAAGCCTGGAATTGGACCTACCCACTTCCGTgtttggaatcaattccggagccgatgctgatgctggaatcgattccgattctggagtcgattccgaaaccgattccagAGTTAACTCCGCAGTCGTTTTCGGAGTTAACTCCGGAGCCAAATCCgaagttgactccggagccgattccggagttggctccggaatcggaatcgatctgGGAATCCCAATTTGttccggtaacggaatcaggattGCCTCCATaaatggaattagctccggaatgagaatcagttatTTAATTGAAAGAAGTTTCAGCAGCGacatcagtccgggaatctctaTGATAATAGAATGGTGGTTTACAAGTAATTTTTGTTGTCAATACATCATTCGATCACTGGACCCATAGGCCTATTCTTATGAAGATgccgaaatcgaaatcgatttCGATGTAGATTCttatttcggagccaattccgattccggagccgatttcgattccggaaaatGGTTCCAgctccgattccgaatccgatcccggaatcgattcaggacctactatccgcaatcgattccagaaagcTTCGGAGCtgacgaaaacttcattttcccCATCACTAGTGGGAAAGGATGTTTATTTGTGGCTCTGTTTAGCATCCACAGCTACCTGTTCACACGGCTCTCGGGAAGGTGTAAATTACGTGCTCTGCATCATTAGGCTATCTCCATCTAGAAGTTCTTTTCGTTTGTGCCCTTGGAttctaaaacaaacaagattCGTGTTCGTGTCATACTGCCGGCCCCCCAAAAAGAAGGGTTGCTTCTTGGTAGGTAAGGGAGGTAGGGGAGGTCAAATTTAAGCTTCTTATTATTTGTCTTTGCTCAAAGAATCCGGTCGATAAGTGCGAGccaaaaacaacccaaaaaaGTGAATGGAACTGGCGGAACTTGCCCGCGATCGAGTGGGCcatgaaacaaaagcaacataCAAGAGAGAATagagaaaacaacaactctAAATGTGGCCTCGGCCATCAAAAACACGCCATCACAGCAGTCTATGACGACAGTGAcagtcaccaccaccatcgccaccaccaccaccaccaccatccacgTACAGTGCACGAGGTGGCGAAATGGGATTGGAAGCGGACGGGTACGCGGCCTGGGAGGAGGCGGTCAAAAAGGTCAAACCAATGACTCTCTACCCCATGCACCTCCCCCCTCTCTTCGGAGTTTGGgacgtgtacgtgtgtgtattacataaagtaattattttttcattcctttttccATCACACACTGATACCAGGGAAGCCGCCCGGTGTCATGACTTTGGTCTGGTCGGTTGTAGCAGCGATAAAGCGGAATTTCAGTGCCGACAGCACGCGTCCTAATCTTGGTGCCTGCGACGTCACACAcattggtgttgttgttggatgTTGTTTCTCCCGTTGGGACCATCAAATGTTGATACCGACAGCTTCCCACCGCGCCGTATTATCATCATCGAACAAGCTGTCGACAGAGGGCAGTTTTCGGTTGTGTTTTCTTGCGCCGGTAGAGTGATGTGTGTTCCCCCTCATctcctctcactctctctccggAAAACGGATGGAcgaaatttgacagataatgtGCAAAGACAAAGAAGAAATAGGGGTTGGGGTGAAAGATAGCTgccggggtgtgtgtgttaactTCTCCGATTAGAAGGCTGGAATAATGCGAGTGTTTTCGTTGAAGGTGACCGTGGCCGGTGACGTGTAGTTTCCAGTTTTTCTGgaaattcatacaacagtatgtccaaccgaccgaccgaagtTTCTCTGTCCTCCGTTCAGCCAATGCAGCGCAATGGATGATGGATGGCAATGATGCATCGTCATCTCCAGGAGGCCATGAAGGGTTTCGTTGCCAGCTCCAGCGAAattccacacgcacacaaacagacgCACACTATCCCCGCTCTATCCATGTTTTGAGGCAAATGAGCCGTCCACCACGGCCGATCGAACGGGACCTTTGCAAAAGTTGCGCAAAAAATAGCCATATTTCGACATtcttccacaaacacacacacacacacacacacacacacacacacacacacacacacacacacacacacacacacacacacacacacacacacacacacactgctagGGCTTATCACTCTCTTGCGTATGATTATGTAGGAAAAGAAAGGGCAAACGGGGTGCTTACCATGTTTTACTTTGCACTTTTTGAGCAatggaacgaaaaaaaggaacacttAGACAcaccgatacacacacacacacgcaaacgacACGGAAAATGCGGAACCGAGGAAAAGCTAATGCTGTGCGCCGCACCGAAGGGGTAAAAGCAACGAAGGAAAACTCGACACGACCGGGGGATGGTGTTGTGTGATGCGTTTTCAATCGTAGTAGTAAATGCAGCGAACCATCCGTGTGTGCTGGGACCGCAACGCAAAATACTTAATGCGAGAGGCGGCACACGCGAAATTGCGGGAGTTACGGGAGAGCGATTTGCCGGAGTGGCGCGGAGTGAGCGGCCCTTTGctcttttgtttcgttttctctCGCGCACGGTTTCTATGGcacgttctctctctctttctcttgctcGTGGTTCCAGGTACAGTAGTGGACGGTTTGTAGGTTGCAGCTGTATTATGAGAATttctaaattattttatttcttgctGTCTTTGGCTAAAACGGAACTAACTGGATGAACTAATGGATGATATAGTCATTTTCGACATTTGTGCGGCAAATCTTGAATAAGATGATAGAATACAGACACAAAATcgtaccatctcttcatagatttCAAAGCCTTTCATGacatagcatagccagggtaagaATATATGACGCAATAGGCACATTAAAAATACCTACTAAACTGATCAGGTTAGCCACAATGGTTATGGCCTATGCCTTTTGCCACCAACAAGGCTCTGCGCCATGGTTTGCCTGTCTTCTATTCAACTTAGCGCTTCAAAGGGCCATGCAAGACTCCAAAGCGGAGACTTCGAGAACCACCTTCTACAAGTCATCTCAGACATCCGCTGATAATATAGTTATCATTGGTCTGTAACTGTCCTATTCTTTCGTTAGGGTGAAGTGCGGATAGATGAGCATAGCTTTGAAGTCGTTCCAGATTTCATCTCTCTTAGAGCAACGGTCGACAAAGACAAGAGCATGGGAATGCAAGCTGAGATGCATCCAAGGATAATGGGTGCAACTGGTGGAGATATCGCACCTTTATactaccagtactcacatatgCCACTAAGCCATGGATACTGTCCAAAACTGACAAAAACTCTTTTAGCCACGTGCAAGGGGAAGATGTTCAGAATAATCTTAAGCGCcttatgtgtggaaggacacaGGAAGAGTCACTACAACGACGAGCTGTAAGGCGTTTTCACTGTCGGACAGCGTATCAAACTCACCAGGCTCCGAAGAACTGACCATGTTATCCACGCATGGAACTAGACGAACCAATCTATATAGTTCTTTGAGGTCGTCTCCCACAAGAACCTAAGTTGATGTAGAAATGACAGACGAAGGCACGATTCCGTTTGCGGTTTCGAAACCTCCTGCAGCAGGCCCAGGACCCAAGAGAATCGGAGGTAATACCCAGAATTGTACATATACCTAATCCAGTGGCGAttttaacggtaagcaaagtaagcaattaCGCGGGGCCCCGACGATGAGGGGCCTCGCGGATCTTTGGTCCAGCATCTataacagttgatagaatatgccactgtattagcaaggagAACCCCGTGGGCGATGGCCGTTGAGGCCCCGTGCTAGTCGAATTCTGAGCACCCCCTTCCTCCCCTACCAGTAACAaaatttaagttgaaatgtTACATTTTCCAAGACGGATAACGGGTACCACCCGGTAATCATGTACAGAGGGCTTCAACAAttcttactgcttagggccccGACACTGTAAATCCGCCGCCTAATCCTGATCTAGTGACTTGTTTTACAACATAAACCGTAACCTTAACCATGGCAACTAATTGACACTCAGCCACTGGATATTCCGGACGTGTAATACAAGATGTCTTTACAAAATGGTTCCGCGCAATGAAtatgtaagaaaaaaaggccTAACTCTGGACCTAATATCGTCTGGATTGGTATGCCACTTCGAGTTAAGTGTTGTCTTTATCATCCGAAAGCAAAACGTGACCCTTTTTCTGTACCCGCCTGTGTACCTTACTCTCTTGCGCTCCTGCTCACATACTCTCTCGCTCCATCTCACCCAGGCAGGGCGGCAGAGAGCGAGCGGAGAGCAAGAGCATGTTCACACTAAAATCGATGTAATAATGGGCgatgaaaaaatgaaataaaaaagtacACCTTCAAGTAGCATTAATTATGAAACAAGGTGGATACAGACACACGAGCTTAACAATAGCACTGCCACTGGCTGCAATGCAAACCCCGGCATCATGTGGCCATGTAACGCATTCCGGACAAGTACTTGTGGCCACTCATGTTATCTTACCACGTACCgaagaggggaggggggggggaggtgggtgATGGTGGTAAATGAAGCACGTAAAGTCAGTAcaccgtgtgtgtttggggcCGGTAATAAACGAAGAAAATCACGCAAAGCGGCACGACACGGCTAAGAGGAGGAGGTCGTCGGTCGTTGGGGCCATACAatatttcccattttccctcTGATGTCTCTCGCATGTGGGAAAGGAGTCGGTGGGAAATCGTtggaaaaggttagaaagcgtgatttatttttaaaaacgttACACTACTACGCACATGCCCCACCAGCAAGCAAAATTCGGCTCAGGTTTTTGGTCGCTCTAGACGATTCCGGGGGTCGTCGGTCGCTTGTTGTTTGGGGgagatattttaaaaatataattttcaaaAAGTCAATCATTCGCGTAAAATGTGTCACCGTACGTGTTTCGCGAATCATCATGGAATCTTACTAAAAAACTGACAATTTtaacatgtgttttttttcaattgtttttattatttttgcctTAATATCCTCGCACATAATTCGTGTTTTATTAATTCATATAggagctgtttttttaaagtacTTCGTGTCGTGTgtttctgggtgtgtgtgtgtgtgttaccaggtctctcgctgtgtgtgtgtgtgggtctgaGGATTTCATAAGTTTCTCTTGCAGGTGTTGTGTTTAAAGTGTCTGTTTCTGTGTGAAGAGAGTTTTATTAATTGTGGTATAATCTTTGAATAGAGTGTCATAGTCaatattcattcattcattaatgTTTCACAATCATTCAATTATCATCTTTCTAtaacattttttctctctcattcccttttttttctttatgtcTTTCTCTGTCTGTTTGCACTAAATTCTTTCCCTCTAATAACGCGGACATCCCCACATCCCAGCAGCaatattttactttaattgattaaaaaaagaaaacccttGCGACATGGGCAACAACAGCGCAGCAAGGGGAGAAGAGTGGGATAgccccaccaccatcaccccgCTTTCTATATGTATTTGTCCAgccgctttttgttttgtcctaTCTCATTTTTCTAATACCATGCCAAGTCCAACTAACAAACGcttcaacacacgcacacacacacacacacacactccaaacGTGGGAGGAAAGGGCTTATTTCCTTCTcgatcaaaatcaaaaccgATCAATTCCAAGATCAAGAGTTAAAGAAGCGCTCTCTGGAGGGTAGAAGGAACGCTCACACACGTTTAGATTTTAAACACTTTTCGAAACTATCCTCcaacgacaacaaaactcacGGCAGCATTAAGCGCATACATTGAGCATAATGACTGACgcgatcgtttgtttgtttgtttgtttgtttggtgattTTATATGTACAATTGAGGAGGCtattgtgtgtgagtgtgtgtggtagagTTCGAAACTAACTACATTTCCTTACTTATGAATTTAGTAAAGCGCTTGGTATCATATCTTCtccctcttgctctctctctctctctctatggaAACTGCAACTGAAACCAAACCtcagtgtgtctgtgtggatgTGGGAAACTATTATTCACTTTACTGCTTTGCACAACTCTAATTAATTTGCCTTGGGCAAACGgcgcacacgtacacatacacagcacaccacatacacacgctaCACTAGAGTGCTTTTCTCACACAACAACAAGCTGCTGGGCTCTTTTCCTCCTGGTCCACTCCtatccactctctctctctcttcctaaTCATAAACGCAATCCGTTAACATTTAATGTAATATAGTCAATCACAAACTCATTTAGGTTCCTCATTCCGGGTTAGTAGTAGTACCATTAAAGttttcatacattttcttcaatcaatcaatcaatcacatacatattttcacacacagcaaacaggTTTCTCTGCTTCTCGTATTccgagtagtagtagtagtagtagttagTCCTTCTAGTACTTATCTACTGGCTGCGCTTCCTTTCCGCCCTACCGGAGGCGGCAGATAAGCTTTAAGTTTTCCCTCCATACTGAACTATTTctcatacacgcacacacacacatacacacacacacacacacacacatgcatacaaacaaaactattcGTGTTTTTCTTATTAGAGAGTTGCTGCAACAAGCAGGTTGTTTTTTCCAACTAGAGAACAAAACGCTAAACGGATTATAATGATGTGTAAATATAAAGGGGACTTAGAACGTGTAAATtaaaggaaacaaaattaagCAACTCTCCCTTAACCCCCTTCATCTCCGATGGTGGTCCTTTCTGCAAACTGGGAGTTCTTCTCTAGTAAACCCCTAAAAAGCTATTCTTTTTTCGATCTGTTTTCCTttaccaaaaaccaaaccattcGAACAGCCAACACGACCGTTAAAAGCACTTTCTCTTATTTACGTTTCATATATCATGTATACCTTATATACGTAAAGAACAGAAAAGCTTACCATGTGTGTTTGAAATTCTTTTCTAGATTTCACATaaatttgcttcttcttttctgccggtgtgtgtgtgcctataTGTAACTTGAACGAATTCGCGCTTCATTTAGTTCAATCGATTCGTGTCCTCCTTCGAAAGAGTCTTCTAATTTCCAAAGAGAgggagcagcagctgcagcagcgtcGTGCGGAGAGGCGAGACGCGCGCACGTGTGTGCTAATATTACTTATATCATCTCTTTAGCTGGGGCGATTGTGGGGGGCGAGAAAATGGGGAGAGAGGTGCATATAAAAATAGTTTAGTTTAAATGATTTTGTGAATTTTATCTAACCATTTCCCTTCCGTACTCTCTCACACATCATCGTTGCAATTAtcttcgttttgttgttgttgttgtcgccTAATGCTCTGTAAACAACTCTTTCTTCTAACgcacagcacac
Coding sequences within:
- the LOC120905159 gene encoding protein aubergine, translating into MADGRREPPQYGRDRIRGSLGSNSPYEGGRGGGHPSMRGGYPPHGGPGGAGGGASYQTQERRPTWRNPSPGPSESRDAVPSTSAAVSTPAFSTNVHEPPPQPQPSSSGLGNIGRPLHRAAGPRRRPLADTLRTRGPDAPSKHGTTGQPLQLQSNYFKLLKRVDWTLYHYQVEMVPPCASPRLMQSLVNEHKKLLGGFVFDGVQLFTACKLSNDELVLHSQHDRTGDKYELHIQRVAVVDMTDETGIQVLNLILRRAMNGLNLQLVGRNLYDAAAKIPIREYHIELWPGYITSIRQHENEVLVCCEIAHKTMRMQTCYDILRECQRHDRNFKDAFRRAVIGCVVLTGYNNKTYTIHDVTFETTPESTFDTKNGKISFLDYYKNKYNLRIRDSYQPMLLSRAKKKDTRSGDSELMALVPELCQMTGLTDSMRSDFKMMRAMADHTRLNPDRRIERLETFNRRLQTSPESQEVFKVWQMELDRRLVELPGRLLPQEMIFFSTTSNGVQAGENADWTAHFRDNPMFATVRLSRWYLIVPSRCQREAGDFLNCMITAARGMRFEISNCEMVPMPDDSPGTYIRTLDAIINRDPQMIMCVVSNSKSDRYTAIKKKCCVERAIPTQIMVQKTITPKSGNVRTLMSVATKVVIQMNCKLGGVPWKVKIPLNGLMTIGFDVCHDSKDKSKSFGAMVATLDHDNRGTPKFFSTVSHHSSGEEISNYLPLNTVKALNEYRREFGELPKRIIFYRDGVSDGQLQYIYDHEVRSLVEKLGQIYKSAGIEQDVLLTFFIVNKRINTRFFDHRLNPRPGTVVDNVVTLPQRTDFYLVSQSVKQGTVSPTAYNVIYDTSGLKIDHLQMLSYKQCHLYYNWSGTTRVPAVCQYAHKLSFLVGQYLHQTPSNMLEKKLYFL
- the LOC120905161 gene encoding malate dehydrogenase, cytoplasmic — translated: MAAEPIRVVVTGAAGQIAYSLLYMVAKGDVFGPNQPLILHLLDIPPMMGVLEGVVMELDDCALPLLVRVVPTADPAVAFKDVDAAFLVGAMPRKQGMERKDLLSANVKIFKVQGEALDKYAKKDVKVLVVGNPANTNALVCSHYAPSIPKANFTAMTRLDQNRAQAQIAGRLGVGITKVKNVIIWGNHSATQVPDARNASVEVDGATKTVPEAVADDEFLKQQFLETVQKRGAAVIAARKMSSAMSAAKAASDHMRDWFAGTRDGEYVSMGVISDGSYGAPKDIVFSFPVQIQNRQWKIVQGLSVDEFTRSKLDVTAKELLEEKEEAMAVCAAD